The genomic stretch GGGACGTCAGGGGTCATACTTTCCTACGAAGAAGAAAAAGAAAGAGACTTTAAAGGGAAAGTCCACTTTTTTAATCATGGAAAAAAGGATTCTTTTTATACGATGGGCGTCACGCTCGCTGCAGGATACAGCTTGGACTGGTTTAAAAGAACGTTTGCACCAAACGAATCGTTTGAGCAATTATTGCAGGGGGTGGAAGCTATTCCGATAGGAGCCAATGGACTGCTATACACTCCTTATTTGGTTGGTGAAAGAACGCCGCATGCTGATTCTTCTATTCGGGGAAGCTTGATCGGAATGGATGGAGCCCATAATAGAAAGCATTTTTTGAGGGCAATAATGGAAGGTATCACATTCTCTTTACATGAATCAATTGAGCTATTCCGCGAAGCGGGAAAATCAGTTCATACTGTTGTTTCTATTGGTGGGGGAGCTAAAAATGATACGTGGCTGCAAATGCAAGCTGATATTTTCAATACGAGGGTAATTAAGTTAGAAAATGAACAAGGGCCAGCTATGGGGGCTGCAATGCTGGCTGCCTTTGGAAGCGGTTGGTTTGAATCACTTGAAGAATGTGCAGAGCAGTTCATTCGTGAGGCTGCTGCATTTTATCCAAAGGCGCAAAATGTTCAAAAATATAAAACACTATTTGATTTGTATAAGAACATTTACACTCACACAAAGGATCTCAATACAGCTTTGAAGAGCTTTCGAAAAAACTAATGATGTTATTGTCTGGAGATCAACCGAAGAACAATTAATGATCAATCATCATCAAAGGCCTTTGATAACATGGCTGCCTTCTTTTGAAAAGATGGTGAGAATAAGGTATCGCAACCTTTAAACAGTATTGGAGTATCCAGCAGACAAAACGAACGAGTGGAACCGTATTTTGTCAGCGAACACTTCAAGAAGTGGGGAAGCTTAGGAATGCCAATGGGTAAGATGTATGAAACCGCGCTAACGACGGTAGAGGGATCTCTTGATTTATGAAGAAATAGGAAGGATGTTAACACACAAATAACCCCTCACATTGACGTGAAGGGGTGTTTTTTATTGTTACTATACAGCGGAAATTTTACAGGCTAGTTGCATGATTTTAGCTTGTTAAGCAGAATGGAACTAGACTCTCCATCATCTCTTTCTCATTCTTTGGAAACTGCATTCTGCTAGGTTTGCTGCTTTTTTTAACAAACAGTGTTTTTCTATTTCACACAGCCATTAAATCCTCTGTTCGTCACATAACCGCTCTTACTCCAAATTGACAGTTTATCTGATTTTGCTTCTTGCTCATCTAGTCTGAATTGGTCTATGTATTTTGTGTTAGGCTCATATACATATGCTACTCTGGCCAATCCCTCTTTCAATAATGTCTCTTGAACAGATTTGCCGTCAACATAAACGTATGCTAACAGTCTTCCATACTTATCTCTGCGATCGCCTTTATCAAATTCCAGCTGTAGCTTACCGCTGTTGACCAATTCTTTATTTCGTTTCGACGCATCCTCACCGTATGGTTGAACACAAGAATTTGGTTTCTTCGTCTCAGGTGTATCAACGAGCAAGTAGCGAACTGTGTCTTTCTTTCCGTTGTAAATAACCTTAATCGTATCTCCATCTATTGCTCTATCTAATGTAACATTGACCAATTTCTTCTGATTTTTTGAATGAGGCGTGCCAGCCTTTTGTTCTGTCTGATTATATTCATTAGAGTGAGTATCTTGAGAGACTTGCTCCGTCCCATTAGAATCTGAATGGTTTTTGGCTGCGTGATTTGATCCGCAAGCTGCCAAAGTAATACTTAAAACGATTGCGATCATACTGATCAAAATCTTCTTCATATTGATTCCCTCTTTATCATTTTCTCTTTTCGCGATTAAACATCATCATTATAACGATATGGACATTTTTTGTGAATGGAAAACTTCAAGGGAACTTATAACACTCCAAATTGCCAATAGTTAACTTCACAACGAGATGATCAAAACATCACCATCACATAGCGGAAATAAATAATCCTGAAAATAATATTGACTGAAAATGCTTTTAGAATTATGATAATATGAGAAATGACAATAATGTGACAAAGACATTACTACAACATAACAACTAATAGCTTAGGTTTATTCTATTGGTTAAAAATGTAAACGGTTACAAATCCAGAGGCGAAAATCTAAGATAGAGATGACTTTAGTTTTGACTCAATATCCACACTGAAAGAGCTTATTAAGTATTCTTAAAGGCAGGGGAAATGGATATGAATGAACATCGAAATCGAAGGTTGAAATTAATAATGATTTCAGCAACTTTTGGAGGGCTTCTCTTTGGATATGACACCGGAGTTATAAATGGAGCTTTACCTTTTATGGCAAGGCCAGATCAGCTTGATTTAACACCTGTTACAGAAGGGCTTGTTACGAGTATTCTTTTATTAGGTGCCGCGTTTGGAGCGTTGTTATGCGGAAGATTGGCTGATCGATATGGCCGCCGTAAAATGATCCTTAATCTTTCCTTTTTATTTTTCCTGGCATCACTGGGAACAGCGTTAGCACCTAATGTTTTCATCATGGCGGTCTTTCGTTTTTTACTGGGGCTGGCTGTTGGAGGAGCCTCGGCGATGGTGCCGGCCTTTTTAGCAGAAATGGCACCGCATGAAAAGAGAGGGCGTATGGTAACCCAAAATGAACTAATGATTGTTGGCGGGCAATTTTTAGCATATGTTTTTAATGCGATCCTCGGTGTAACAATGGCAAATACGGGACATGTTTGGAGATACATGCTAGTCATTTGTGCTGTACCGGCTATCATGTTATTTGCCAGTATGCTTAAGGTACCAGAAAGCCCCCGATGGCTAATCTCCAAAGGCAAAAACAGTGAGGCGCTGCGAGTTCTTAAACAAATTCGAGAAGATAAACGTGCAGAAGCTGAATGTAGAGAAATTCAAGAAGCGGTAGAAAAAGATACAGCACTAGAAAAGGCATCACTCAAGGACTTTTCTACACCATGGCTGCGCCGTCTTTTATGGATTGGAATCGGTGTTGCCATCGTGAATCAAATTACAGGTGTGAACTCGATTATGTATTATGGCACACAAATCCTTAAAGAATCTGGTTTTGGTACAAAAGCGGCTTTAATCGCTAATATTGGAAATGGGCTGATATCAGTTATTGCAGTTATATTTGGGATTTGGCTGGTCGGAAAAGTGAGACGGCGTCCAATATTATTGATTGGTTTGGCAGGGACGACTACAGCGCTCCTATTGATTGCGATTTTCTCAATTGTGCTTGATGGATCTATGGCACTTCCTTATGTAGTGCTTTCTTTGACCGTTTTATTTCTTGCCTTTATGCAAGGGTGTGTAGGACCTGTGACTTGGCTTGTCATAGCGGAAATATTCCCTCAAAGGTTAAGAGGACTTGGTTCTGGGATAAGTGTTTTTTTCCTTTGGATATTAAACTTTGTGATCGGTTTTGCTTTCCCGATCTTGCTTAGCTCTGTAGGTTTGTCTTTTACATTCTTTATATTTGTGGCTTTAGGTGTATTGGCAATCGGTTTTGTGTACAAATTCATGCCGGAAACAAAAGGGCGTACACTTGAAGAATTAGAAGAGCATTTTCGTTCTCGACACGATCATAATACTCCTGAACAATCAGTTATTGAGGTATAAATATGTTGAAAATCTCTCTTCTTATAGGAGGGATTTTTTTAGTTTCAGAAAAAACAAAATCCCTCTGGTAGAGGGATTTTGATTCAGCATTTTAAGATGTTCTACACGTATAATACTGGAGTTGATACTTTAAAAATCTCGCCATCTCTTATATAAAAACGAGGGATGCGGCGGCTTAATGTAGACACGACTTCATAGTTAATCGTATTGAGCATTTCAGCCACTTCATCAACGGAAATCTCGGCTCCTTTTTGCTTACCGTAAATCACGACTTCATCTCCTTGTTTACCTTCACCGTTTTCTCCTAAACTGACCATGATCATATCCATTGTTACTCTTCCCGCCACTGGCACTCGTTTTCCGCGATGAAGAACAAACCCGCGATTGGAAAGGGCACGAGAATAGCCGTCAGCATAGCCAATCGGGAGTGTAGCAATTACTTCATTAGGTTCTGCGATGTATGTAGCACCATAGCTAACGGTTCGGGGTTCTGTCCGCATGGTTTTCACATAAGCGATGCGTGCCTTTAAACTTAACGCAGGTTCAAGCTTAACGAGATTTAGTTGTTTAATATAGGCTGAAGGATATAAACCATATAAGCCGATACCTAAACGGATCATATCAGCGCTAAATTCCGGAAATGCGATAGCTGCAGCCGTGTTGCACATATGCACGGTGGGCAGCTCAATCCCCTGTTTTTTTAAAAAGCTGAGAAAACTGATGAATTTTTCATGCTGCAGCTTTGTGAGTGTTGTGTCCGGTTCATCAGCTGTCGAAAAATGTGTGAAAATCCCTGTCCATCTGAGGAATTTACTTGCCTTTAAGGCTTTCACTACCTCTAAAAGTTCTTCCTTTGTGCGTACACCTAATCGTCCCATGCCGGTATCCACGTTAATATGAATGGCCAGCCGGTTAGCACTCGCTTCTTTTTCCAATATCTCGTTTGCTTCTTTCATCCAATCAACCTGAAATGCTGATAATGTTATATTCCAAGCTGCTGACTTCTTTACACAACTAAGGGATGTAAAACCAAGCACAAGGATAGGTGCTGTAATCCCAGCTTTACGTAAAACGATTCCTTCCTCCACACTGGCAACAGCGAGCTCACTCGCCCCGTGTTCCAGTGCATGGCGTGCCACTTCTATAGACCCGTGGCCATAACCGTTCGCTTTTACAACAGCCATAATTTTGCTCTTATGTGGAATATGACGGCGGATCGCTCGCAAATTCTTTTTAACGGCATCAAGATTGACTTCGATCCAAACTTCTCGGCAAAGCTTTATCATCAACGCTTCCTTCCTTCTTATGGATTATAAATACCACCTATTGCCGCAAGAATAAATGTTAATTGTTGGATGATTCGATCTTATTTTATTCAACTTTATTTGAAATCATTCAACAGCAAATCCATGTGATACGAGAAGGTGCCTATCAATGTTCGAATAATAGCAAGTACGGGATACATGAGGCTTGTAAGTGGGGTGTTAATGGATGCGGCGACCGAGGATTACAAAAATGATTATTTGTTTTGGGACATTTTTTTCTAAGGGTAGATGATAACGAGAAATCTAATCAGGAAATACTTACCGTTGTTATGAACATTGAAGAACCTTTTAAATGAGAAGGGCTGAGGAAATTCTGTAAAAGATAATCGGTTGAAAAGGCAGTCGATTCCTTGTTCCATAAACCTAACATCAGAGTATATAATTATACTCGTATTCACAAAAATCGTTTAAGTAAGGGGTATACATGAATAGGGGAGTTAGTTTTCAAATACCGAATGAATATGGAAATTTTCTATGGAGAATACTGCAGCCGGTAGAAATAGCTAATTATAGGTGGCAAACGAGTGGGGAATCTTATTTTGTTGTAGAAGGAGAGCTCGATGATGAGGAGCTTTTTCATGACTACGAAATTGTTGAGGGGGCAGTTTTTGAGCAACAATTAAAAACGAATCAGTACTATACCATTTTCGTTGAACTGAAAGCATTTCCATATGGAAAAATGGTTAATCAAGTCAATACATATGAAGAGTTTGCTGACAGTGATTGCGAACTTGTCCTTTTGATAGCAGATAATAGCTACGTTTCGATTTACTGTAAAAACAAAAATATCATTGAAAAACTTTACTTCAATGCTTTACAGCATGATTTTGAAGACGTTCAATTTATAACTGATGAAAATGACACAAGAACAAGCCTTACTGTATGATACTCAATAAAAATTAAAGGAGCTAGTACATGACAATGCAAATTAAAATCAAGTATCTAGATGAAACACAAACAAGAATCAGCAAAATTGAGCAGGGAGACTGGATTGATCTTCGGGCAGCTGAAGATGTAACAATCAAAAAAGATGAATTTAAGCTTGTCCCATTAGGTGTTGCAATGGAGCTGCCTGAAGGTTACGAAGCACATGTCGTCCCTCGTTCAAGTACATATAAGAACTTTGGCGTTATTCAAACAAATTCAATGGGTGTTATCGATGAGTCATATAAGGGAGACAACGATTTCTGGTTCTTTCCTGCTTATGCATTGCGTGATACTGAAATTAAGAAGGGTGATCGTATCTGCCAGTTTAGAATCATGAAGAAAATGCCGGCGGTTGAATTGGTTGAAGTCGAGCATTTGGGAAACGAGGATAGAGGAGGACTCGGTTCAACAGGTACGAAGTAAACAAAATAAATCCTTGGCTGTCTTCATGCTGTGTGATTGATCAATGGAGGTTTCAGCCAAGGTACATATAAATATTATGTATAAAATGAATATTTTAATACGAAGGATTTAATTAAAAACAAAGTTTAAAAAGGGAAGTTTTGAAAAAGTGAAATAGTAATAACTAAAGTCGATAAAGAACCTAAAGATGTCAAAGAAACAATTTTTCTGGTGCTTTGCTTTTTTGAAGGTTTACTTAGCTCGTGGATAACTGCCCCCCATAAAAGCATGGATGCTAAAATTATAATACTTATATACATAAAGATGCTCCTTTTATTATATTTACAGTTTTTACATTTTTATCGATTTTACCACATTTAGGATTGAGTTGTCGATGAAACAAGCATCTCTATAAAGAAATACTTTTATCTAAATTTTTATAAATAGGGGAAGGCAACTAAAAACTAGTAATGCCACTAATAATAAGCCAAGTTAAATGACTTGTGTTCATTAATAATTGAATTTTACAGCAGCCATGAGCACAAAAAAATCTGAGTTCGTCGATAAATATCATAAAAAAGCCCCCGGTATGTCGCCAGGGAATAAATAGACGTTTAAGAG from Bacillus subtilis subsp. subtilis str. 168 encodes the following:
- the yncC gene encoding putative sugar transporter (Evidence 3: Putative function from multiple computational evidences; PubMedId: 15849754, 16850406, 22900538, 23569278; Product type t: transporter), whose translation is MDMNEHRNRRLKLIMISATFGGLLFGYDTGVINGALPFMARPDQLDLTPVTEGLVTSILLLGAAFGALLCGRLADRYGRRKMILNLSFLFFLASLGTALAPNVFIMAVFRFLLGLAVGGASAMVPAFLAEMAPHEKRGRMVTQNELMIVGGQFLAYVFNAILGVTMANTGHVWRYMLVICAVPAIMLFASMLKVPESPRWLISKGKNSEALRVLKQIREDKRAEAECREIQEAVEKDTALEKASLKDFSTPWLRRLLWIGIGVAIVNQITGVNSIMYYGTQILKESGFGTKAALIANIGNGLISVIAVIFGIWLVGKVRRRPILLIGLAGTTTALLLIAIFSIVLDGSMALPYVVLSLTVLFLAFMQGCVGPVTWLVIAEIFPQRLRGLGSGISVFFLWILNFVIGFAFPILLSSVGLSFTFFIFVALGVLAIGFVYKFMPETKGRTLEELEEHFRSRHDHNTPEQSVIEV
- the yncB gene encoding DNA nuclease, lipoprotein (phage origin) (Evidence 1a: Function from experimental evidences in the studied strain; PubMedId: 11584000; Product type e: enzyme), with protein sequence MKKILISMIAIVLSITLAACGSNHAAKNHSDSNGTEQVSQDTHSNEYNQTEQKAGTPHSKNQKKLVNVTLDRAIDGDTIKVIYNGKKDTVRYLLVDTPETKKPNSCVQPYGEDASKRNKELVNSGKLQLEFDKGDRRDKYGRLLAYVYVDGKSVQETLLKEGLARVAYVYEPNTKYIDQFRLDEQEAKSDKLSIWSKSGYVTNRGFNGCVK
- the dutA gene encoding deoxyuridine 5'-triphosphate pyrophosphatase (phage origin) (Evidence 1a: Function from experimental evidences in the studied strain; PubMedId: 11375514, 15939294, 16908222, 17169987, 21358047, 23897460; Product type e : enzyme) encodes the protein MTMQIKIKYLDETQTRISKIEQGDWIDLRAAEDVTIKKDEFKLVPLGVAMELPEGYEAHVVPRSSTYKNFGVIQTNSMGVIDESYKGDNDFWFFPAYALRDTEIKKGDRICQFRIMKKMPAVELVEVEHLGNEDRGGLGSTGTK
- the alrB gene encoding alanine racemase (minor activity) (Evidence 1a: Function from experimental evidences in the studied strain; PubMedId: 10348844, 18399999; Product type e: enzyme) translates to MIKLCREVWIEVNLDAVKKNLRAIRRHIPHKSKIMAVVKANGYGHGSIEVARHALEHGASELAVASVEEGIVLRKAGITAPILVLGFTSLSCVKKSAAWNITLSAFQVDWMKEANEILEKEASANRLAIHINVDTGMGRLGVRTKEELLEVVKALKASKFLRWTGIFTHFSTADEPDTTLTKLQHEKFISFLSFLKKQGIELPTVHMCNTAAAIAFPEFSADMIRLGIGLYGLYPSAYIKQLNLVKLEPALSLKARIAYVKTMRTEPRTVSYGATYIAEPNEVIATLPIGYADGYSRALSNRGFVLHRGKRVPVAGRVTMDMIMVSLGENGEGKQGDEVVIYGKQKGAEISVDEVAEMLNTINYEVVSTLSRRIPRFYIRDGEIFKVSTPVLYV
- the yncE gene encoding putative prophage protein (Evidence 3: Putative function from multiple computational evidences; Product type h : extrachromosomal origin), coding for MNRGVSFQIPNEYGNFLWRILQPVEIANYRWQTSGESYFVVEGELDDEELFHDYEIVEGAVFEQQLKTNQYYTIFVELKAFPYGKMVNQVNTYEEFADSDCELVLLIADNSYVSIYCKNKNIIEKLYFNALQHDFEDVQFITDENDTRTSLTV